The Fusarium falciforme chromosome 7, complete sequence genome window below encodes:
- a CDS encoding APH domain-containing protein has product MDIEELDHGRPPTPSHHPTAGVRMLRQEIKAIVSFGLPDYDLVSITQIPPGKSFNNRIYFLKLKHSASKAMLLPGTLSQPEQVVLKVNGRFFGANKIQNEVSCFQLLQRYCPDIPSPRALAWSEDGRVATYATSCQTRTCSLDMPPGVEKPEHGGWILMSYVPGSPMPTADLSDAILTDLAKQLGDIIVRLRRNIPPQKRCGNIRLPPRKLGEQCVPGVDGTALTIRDIIQEGIEVNDPITTANEYYRLRLTDKLRELETSNIYAPNRSLVEPLRAFISEQLPHLELTDGDGIPSGEFVLTHYDLSPRNVLISGRPPRITGLVDFEFAGFFPPVDEFLNDVVNNGGEWPREFYKAYLARLHEKGVATPVRGFDPDVWNRNCWLETLVGSIAPWYLPGGWKGEELQAKLREVEANAKEMLKRLIRDHGKYRERAIQ; this is encoded by the coding sequence ATGGACATTGAAGAGCTTGACCACGGCCGACCACCGACGCCTTCCCATCACCCTACCGCAGGTGTTCGCATGCTCCGTCAGGAAATTAAAGCCATTGTTTCCTTTGGGCTTCCAGACTATGACCTGGTATCGATCACGCAGATTCCACCTGGAAAGTCCTTCAATAATCGTATCTACTTCCTCAAGCTAAAACATTCTGCGAGCAAGGCCATGTTACTACCAGGAACCCTGTCGCAGCCAGAGCAAGTCGTCTTAAAGGTCAACGGCCGCTTCTTTGGGGCAAATAAGATTCAAAACGAAGTGTCCTGCTTTCAGCTTCTCCAGAGATACTGCCCTGATATCCCGTCGCCGCGTGCCCTGGCCTGGTCTGAGGATGGACGTGTCGCGACTTATGCAACTTCATGTCAGACAAGGACATGTTCCCTTGATATGCCGCCCGGCGTGGAAAAGCCTGAGCATGGCGGGTGGATATTAATGTCATACGTTCCTGGAAGCCCAATGCCAACCGCCGACCTGAGCGACGCGATTCTCACAGATCTGGCCAAGCAGCTCGGTGATATTATCGTGCGCTTGAGGCGAAACATTCCTCCTCAAAAGCGCTGCGGAAACATTCGTCTCCCACCTAGAAAGCTCGGAGAGCAATGTGTGCCCGGAGTAGATGGCACAGCTCTAACCATCCGTGACATCATCCAAGAGGGCATTGAGGTCAACGATCCTATCACCACTGCAAACGAGTACTACCGGCTCAGGTTGACGGATAAGCTACGAGAGCTCGAAACTTCCAATATCTACGCCCCAAATAGATCCCTCGTAGAGCCTCTCCGTGCTTTCATATCCGAGCAGCTCCCGCACCTCGAGCTTACCGACGGCGACGGCATCCCCTCCGGCGAGTTCGTTCTGACACATTACGACCTCTCTCCGCGCAACGTCCTCATCTCGGGCCGGCCGCCCCGCATCACCGGCCTCGTCGACTTTGAGTTTGCGGGCTTCTTCCCGCCCGTCGACGAGTTCCTGAACGACGTCGTCAACAATGGTGGGGAGTGGCCGCGCGAATTTTACAAGGCGTACCTGGCACGCCTCCACGAGAAGGGGGTTGCGACGCCGGTACGGGGGTTCGATCCAGATGTATGGAACCGTAATTGCTGGCTTGAGACGCTTGTAGGGAGCATTGCGCCGTGGTACTTGCCCGGCGGCTGGAAGGGGGAGGAGTTGCAGGCCAAGCTGAGAGAGGTAGAGGCTAATGCGAAGGAGATGTTGAAGAGGCTTATTAGGGATCATGGCAAATATAGGGAGCGGGCAATTCAGTGA